The stretch of DNA GTGGCAACTGTGGTTGCTGGGAAGTGGTGGAAACAGGTAGTCAAAGTGTGGCAAGCTTTGTGGAGCAACTTGTGAGCTGGAGTACTTGGCCAAGAAGCcaggacaggtggtggtggtggtgttggagatggtggtggtattataacTAAGTTGATTAGTTTGGTGTATGGTGATACAGAAGGAGAAGTGCTAAGTGGATGCATCATGTCtccagcaggaaggaggagaaggatcgagaggaagaaagaaagaaaagccagATGAGGGAGATGTTTTTGTTACATGGAGGAAGCACACAGGTGTTGCCTGTAGCCACCTCCCTCCTgaggcacacagctgcagccccTCCACCATGCAGAGCCTTCTCCTCCATGAAACCCCAACCCAGGGTCTCCTTGAACCACCAGGAAGTAGGGAAATACTGGACTAGTAAGCAGGCTTCCCACATATGGAGGTGGAGTCGAGGCTTCCACACCAACCACACTGCCCACTGCCAGCACACTTCCCCAGCCCACTCCACCACCCGAAGGACCATCTTCTCCGGCATCCAGCCGACAGGTGAGCTACACCTGGGTAACTACCTTGGAGCGGTGCGGCAGTGGGTGCAGCTGCAGGAGGGCGGTGATGACGTGCTATTCTGTGTTGTGGATCTGCACTCCATCACGCTGCCCCAAGACCCCACCACCCTGTACTCCCAGACCCTGGGCATGACGGCCTCACTGCTGGCCTGCGGCATAGACCCCTCCCGTGCCGTGGTGTTCCAGCAGTCCCGCGTCCCAGAGCACACGCAGCTGGCCTGGGTGCTGGGCTGCCTCACCACCATGGCCCGCCTGGGACACCTGCCCCAGTACAAGGAGAAGTCAGCCATGCAGAAGGAGATCCCCCTGGGGCTGTACGTGTACCCGGTGCTGCAGGCAGCAGACATCCTGCTGTATCACGCCACGCACGTTCCTGTTGGGGAGGACCAGCTGCAGCACATTCAGCTGGCAGCAGACCTGGCCCGCATCTTCAACAACAAGTTTGGCAAAACCTTCAGGGCACCTCGGTCACTGGTGCTGGGCCAGGATGCCGCCCGCCTCCGCAGCCTCCGCCAGCCCACCAAGAAGATGTCCAAGTCTGAGCCAGATCCACGCAGCAGAGTGGCTCTCAGCGACCCGCCGGATGTGGTGCGGGAGAAGTTCAAGAAGGCAGTGACAGACTTCACCTCAGAAGTTTACTACGACGCGCAGGAACGGCCCGGCGTGTCCAACCTGATGGTGATTGACCGGGCTGTGACGGGCCGAAACTTTGAGGAAATCCAGGCAGCCAGCCAGGGACTCACCACGGCCCAGTATAAGCTGGTACTGGCTGACGCGGTGGTGGAGCACCTGGCCCCCATCAGACAGCACTACAACCACCTGCTGCAGGAGCCTGGCCACCTGGACCAGATTCTGGAGAGAGGGGCGCAGCAGGCCAGGGAGCGCGCCGCCAACACCTGGAGTGTGGTGAGGCACAAAGTTGGCTTGCTGGGGAAACTATAAAAAAGGCAGTTGCTATTTAACATTAACATATTATAACTGAAGGAAATCCAGTACTGAGAtaacctttctttacttttactgTGAGGGAGGGCAAAGTTTGTCTCCCTCAGTGATAGAGAAAGATGCATGAACACtacatgaagaaataataaaaagagcaaGGCAGCCCAAACACGGCCACCCTTCCCGCACTGATGtcatgggagagggagatgaatcaccttcacccctcctccctcctgaagtagaagaaaattgataaactgtaaaggaaggaaggaaggaaggaagagggaaagcccCTTCTCTTAAATTGTGGCAGGTCGGGGAGAGAAGAAGCCCCTGCAACACTCCTTAATCCCTGTCCCAGTAAAAAGTGAAGATAGAGACCATTGCTGCCACCTCACAGGACAGAATCACCTCCCTGCCATGACATTACCTgcctcacagccctccaccaccaccaccaccaccacccaccagccaggatcaggagggaaggaagaagacttgTGTGATGAACTGGTGCAGGAAGGAAGGCGTTGATTAATTAAACTGTGAATGTGTGGGTagcccttttgtgtgtgtgtgtgtgtgtgttagagacaTGCAAATCAGGAACTACAGATACAAAAGAGATTCATGTTACAAATATTGAAAAACGTAGAGCCCAGTTGATAATAATAGATacagataagataaaaacagacgcagttcttttcttcacacacacacacacacacacacacacacacacacacacacacacattgtcagtAGCACGAATCATATTGAAgacaaatgagaaagaaaggtcaggtttaaagagacagataaaaaatagaaaagtaatttatttgttaattcTATAAAAaacgatgtatttttttttcatattgaacAATTTTTGATACGGTGTTACGAATTGAGGAACGTTTTAGAAAGAATGTTAGCACGCTTCCTTCGGTTTTAACTTTTGTACATAGATAGCACTTGGTCAATACAGTTTGTTGTTATAAAATGATTGCCTTTTATTGTATACTCATTGaagctctctttcttcttcttcttcttcttctttaacctcttcagtaccgggacgcattcttaccatgagttttgggtatgataagacttctttattgacataaggaagggtctatggaggtcagaagattaatggccaaagtcttcactattttaatccccacatgagagtctgaagctgtatgaaatcaccaaataataagcagaatgaatattgaaacatgttatggtactgaagggggttaatgcTTGTATGAAtgttgaccagagagagagagagagagagagagaggtggatattTGAAATGTCTAAGGAGATCAAGGAAAATAACAGAAGAGAATgtaaaggaaacaaggaggaggaggaggaggaggagagtggtgggagtgaattgtgtgtgtgtatgggaaaggaggggaggggaggggagaaggagctCATGGGGGGAGGGGAATGTTTGCTGGTTCATTGCCAAGGGAACTGACGCCTTAGAGTCTCGTGTTCCTCGTTTCCTTCTtgtgttttcccctcttcttgtcctcttccttccttcctttcctttttatcatttctttctttgcatttatttttcttccttttctcatccaaTTGTCATATTCcaaatcctcttccttccttccttccttccttccttccttccttccaagatttttttattaattttttaccatttctttcttttcgtttatttttctttctttttctcatccaattgtcattttttttcaatatttttcaatttttcttacttttttccttttcctcatcgtatttttttcctttttattattttcgtgAAAagaatttattcatttatttttttaccatttctttcttttcgtttgtttttcttccttatctcgtcctgttattgtcatttttcaatatttctgtttctcttcatttttatttttttcttgtcttttttcccttttcagtattttcgttttcttttttttatttttcctgttttttttattatttgtatatctctttttctcgtcCTATTGtcctttttcaatatttttgtgtatttttttcttttcctcgtctattttttccttttctcgtcttattttgtcatttttttcatttttttccaagtttcatttatttattttgtttatttcttttcctcgtctcatttttttcattgttttcattttttcccatttgtttttgtttcctgtttcctcatcccattttttttttccttttttcctttttttttttgttcctcgtcctattttgatttgtttctcttttcctcgtctcatttttcccctttttttcatgtttttttcagtaccttcatatctttatttttgtttcctgtttcctcatcccatttttttcctttttcctgtttttttttttttttctttgtcctcgtccaatttttatcttttttatattatttttcttttgtttctgtgttCCCATTTTCGACAATTCCTCACTtccccttattttttatttatttatcttttcttccgttttctcttcccttttcattttttttccttctcatattttgttttatgatttttttttttatatttccttattctcagtttatttgttttttccttttgtttcctttatatatttctctatcttcatttaatctctctctctctctctctctctctctctctctctctctctctctctctctctctctctctctctctctgtgccccaATTTCATTCCCTGTGTTTCCTTTCCATtatcccctctttcctttttcatttggccttccctctcttttgtcattcgtttccatttctcctctcattcttttccgtGACCGTTCCATTCCCAgctctttcctcctattctttctcttctttcccttcatctttagtgcctttttcttctctcattccttgttTCATCAAATTTCTGCCCTATTCCTTTCTTAATCACggcttgtctctcttccttttgttatcttttatttgtctttctttgctttcttctcttcgttttgtttcctaatcttttccttctcttctcactctttttcctcccttttctttctttttcccctttctcctgttcctttccttcactttgcctttttttatccccttttcttcatctccttttctctccccttccttttgcttcttcgtcttttttttttttttcttctctccccccttcatttttccccttcccttcccttcccttctctcctctcctctcctctcctctctcccctttcttgtGTATTCCCTTCAGCACCATTTGAGGTTTGTTCATATTAGTTAAAAGCTGAATTTATGACCCGCGTCCCCCCACCTCACTTAACCCAAGCCACCgcctgcaagtgtgtgtgtgtgtgtgtgtgggtgtgtgggtgtgtcggTAACTGCGTATCTCTGCGACTGCTGCTGAATATTGGAGGCGGCAGGTCAGGCAGCTTGACCTTGTgacctgagagaaagagagagagagagggggggagagggtgaAGGTGGGAGCCGTGCACGTATATATAAGAATACTGGAAAAGAAAcgtagaaaaaacacacacattccagaTTTGTTTGAGAATATAAAGGGCATATGTTGATTTGTTTTGAGTGATTTGTGTAGGCTAATGGTTAACAATTTGGGAGTAGTATGGGTAgaaatggaacacacacacactctctctctctctctctctctctctctctctctctctctctctctctctctctctctctctctcttacgtaatGCTATAAGAGCGGGAAAAAGAGGATGTGTTATAAAAAGGGGCCTTGTCAGCGAAAGtatatttatatctatttattgtgtgcgtgtgtgcgcgtgtgtgtgtgtaaagagccGCCGCGGTTACGTCATGTCTGCTGTGTAcgcgtgtgtgtacgtacgtaaATGCGCTATATAGGTAATCTGGAATGACGCAATTTACCTTTACAAATCAATCACTGGCCTTGGTTTTCAGAATGGTTACCTGTGCTGGAGTGGTAGGCGGGGTGATGAAGGAAGGGTTACCTATGCTggggtggtgggcgtggtgatgaaggaagggtTAAAGTGTGTTGGAGGGAAGGcagtaaagagaataagaaaacacaaaaaagaaaataagataaacaacaaacaacactactgttttcccttcttgttATTGAGAAGTGTATTTTGAAACCCTTCTGTTCTGTACCTCTATTGCTTCCAAATCAGAGGTCTAAGTGAAGTGACACGCTTTTTTTAATCACTTCAGTACCGTGCCGCCTCTTCGTATTCACTgtggctactatttggtgatattgtacagcttcagaaacatgttgggattagaatagtaaagactctggcgattaatcttttgacctccacagaccattcataatgcaaataaaatcgtctaatcacacccagaaatcaaggtaaaaatgcgtgccagtatggaagggattaaagatctttttatctacttttagTGACTGAATAACAAATTTCCTACATTGATAACTGGGTAAACACTCTCGAGAACCGTAATTGGTCTTTGGAAATATTAATGAGAGCAAAGACAGAAGTTACTCGgatttttcaagggtattttttgCTACTACTGACTTTTAACCATGTCTGTCAATTATTAACGGGATGAATACTCTCCAGAACACTTTAAATTGTCTCTCTGCCCTttagaaatagaaacaagagaGCACAGCCTGATAAGTGATACGTGtattttcaagatattttttttttattctacaaGTGACTGGTTAATTAAGTTTTCAATTGTTAACAAGATGAACACTTACGAGCCCTCATGTTGATTCTATGGCCTCGAAAATAGTAAGGAGAGAGCACAGCCTGATAAGTCACGTGTTTTTCAGTGTTATTTTGATGCTAATAGTGACTGGTTCAAGTTTCTGAATTATAAACGAGATAAACACGTGCACTTTAGAGGCTTTCaatcttctctgtggcctttgaaaaatagtaacACGGATTTCTCAGGGTATCTTTATGTTACTGCTCGTAGTGATTGGGTGATTAAGTGTTTTCAATTGTTAACTGGATAACACGCTTAAGAGCCCTTTCAAACATCTCCATGGCCTTTAAAGATAACCTTGGTGCGAACAGGGCGTGTTGGAGTGCGGGCATGGGACTCTACCCTGTCAATCACTTGTAGTCTCCTCGTGGGAGTtccaaattaataaaataaaccagTCCTGGCAAGAAGGCGAGCCGGGACCGATCCTCATCGACCACTGCGCGAGCCTTACCTGCGccctaatgatgatgatgttgatgatgatgatggtggtggtggtggtgtggtggtatgaAATATGAAAACGGTGATTATGGATCAATTTGCGAAGTTTTATCACGCGGGTTAAGAAATTGgataaccattttttttctttcaatttaccAATGTTGAAGCCTGTATTATTAAAGctggtattattatttatatgatTGTAAATATagctatgactactactactactactattactactagcatcgggaaggaaaagaacaataatgaaaaatagtagtagtagtagtagtatatagttgttgttgttgtaatgacgAAAGctcacgaaataaaaaaaaaaaacattgaaaaactaTAAAAATGAACACATCACAATATGTAAAAGAGCAAACAGAGCAACGATCAAGGAAGACCTACAACaatcatttcacacacacacacacacacacacacacacacacacacacacacacacacacacacacacacagaggccagGCACTACCACGCATCACCAGCCACCAGTATAACATGAGTGACGGTAGGCGCGGAAGTAGCAATAACCAGAGGACGAGTATAAATAGTGATATTGTAATTATCatgaggcggcggcggaggtAAACACTGCGAACAATGAAGAGGAGACGGGCGCTATTTTTGGCGACCTGCCTAGGGAGTGGTGCAGTGCTGtaggtcagggagagagagagagagagagagagagagagagagagagagagagaaccacacgcacacaatgagagagagagagagagagagagagagagagagagagagagagagaccacacacacaatttcaaaTGAGTAACTATATAATCTAAAAACCACAATCAAATGAAACGCACATCACATTTACCGTAGATTTTACTCATTTCAAACCGTGACATTCACTAAAGAATACAAACGAAGATAAGAAACACGTCGTTCCCTTTGCCTAtcacttatttttatctatttttttttattatcccaGAGTGCACAAACTAATAATAGAAGAGCAAAGATAGACAGCAAAGACACGCAGACGAACACAGGTACAAGAAACAAGCATTCGTGATATCTGGTCATGAAAAACAAGGTCGTATTTGTGATTTTGCGTGCCGGGGTGAACTGacgccttggtggtggtgatagtggtgatagtggtggtgactgtaaTGTAGGTCATCCGAATATCGATGACTATAGGAAAAGAACAGCCAGTTGATATCGGTAAACTGTAGATCGCTGTTACGGTtaggagtggtgatgatggtggtggtggtggtaggaaggaCCAGTCACGGaagtacgagtagtagtagagagagagagagaggattgagatAGAGATCGATAGGTTGTGGGCTTACTGCATTTCCTACCACACTACGCCACACCACACTATCGCTTCCATACCGCAccctaccactatcaccaccaccaccaccaccaccaagtcatCCAAAGTTAGTTCTACTGAATGGAAACTTCGTGTAGACTAAatgaagcagaaagaggaagaaaaaacgaataCGTGCTCTATATATAtaaaccccctctctctctctctctctctctctctctctctctctctctctggtaatgatcACTGTTGCATCTTcggccttggtgtgtgtgtgtgtgtgtgttttcgtaggacgcgtgagagagagagagagagagagagagagagagagagtgtgttcgtGGGTCGCGTGGGTgtagtgtgcatgtgtgtaggtggatagggaagtgtgtgtgtgtgtgtgtgtgtgtgtgtgtgtgtgtgtgtgtgtgttggtattccttctctccattctgtGATGctctggagggaagggagggagggagagagggaggcgttGTATTGATTGGCGGACCAGGCTGGAATCTCCCTCCCCCtgttccccctttccctccactcttacccctcccccccctttaAACCTCCCACCAGCAGAAGCGACAGCAGCACAGAACCTTCCtaacctttccctttccttccgttGCTTACGacctttctagagagagagagagagagagagagagagagagagagagagagagagagagagagagagagagagagagaagaggggaagaagtgaagggacgtagaatataaagaaaagattcACTTCATCCAAATTTTAAGGTGAAGAGGGATTGATTTAAAAGGAATCTACCTCGGATCTCTCTACttattgtggagagagagagagagagagagagagagagagagagagagagagagagagagagagagagagagagagaaaggtagacagacatagacaagcagacagagagGTAAACAAAGAGAATTttcaagaatgtgtgtgtgtgtgtgtgtgtgtgtgtgtgtgtgtgtgtgtgtgtgtgtgtgtgtgtgtcactgggtAGATTGTGCGTAGAAGTATTGATTAACGCAACCTacttacgtacatacacacactgactGTAACGTGtggatattactactacttctactactactgctactactactgctgctgctgctgctgctgctgctgctgctgctgctgctgctgctgctgctgctgctgctgctgctgctgctgctgctgctactactactactactactactactactactactactactactactactactactactactactactactactactactactactattacgcgCCAACTACGAGGCATAACCGTAAAAGTAATAAATGTAACAATAAACAGAGACGAGAGGAATAAAATTAAAGTATGtagtttccagagagagagagagagagagagagagagagagagagagagagagagagagagagagagccgaaatACAAATACGatggtggaaaggaagagaaaatagaaaaggaaaaaaagtgtgaaaatgAAGCTTGGAAttttgaatagagagagagagagagagagagagagagagagaggctataggATGAAGGTCGAGTGTCGCCTCTTGGTAGGTGAGAGTGGCgtagactgagtgagtgagtgagtggtggctTCTCTTACTTACTCTCCCACTCATTCCCTCGCTCTTTCACCCTTACTtaacccccctccccctctctctctctctctctctctctctctctctctctctctctctctctctctctctctctctctctctctctctctctctctctgtgttttcccCACACCTTGACTCACTCCTCTCTCGTGTTGACTCATTCTTTTTGTGCATTCACTGACTCATCTCTCGTTGCAGCCTTTCACATTGTTTAGTCATTGgttcatttagtcagtcagtcagtcagtgagtcagtcagttagtcagtcagtcagttagtcagtcagtcagttagttagttagtcagttagtttgGTTAaatgtctgtgtttctctctttcttcgtgtagtgatgctgagagagagagagagagagagagagagagagagaggtgcatatTTCAGCTTTCAACATCTTTCTTTcaggactttctctctctctctctctctctctctctctctctctctctctctctctctctctctctcaaaagtctTTCATACAAGAGGCTGTTGCataacctggagagagagagagagagagagagagagagagagagagttacgtatTGTCCTTAGCCTGTGAAAAACGTAGCTTGTATGTGATATCTTCGTAAGGCTTAGAGGGGTGACGAGGGGAaggcgagggagagaagaatgaaaggacgAGAAGAGTAAGATGATGTAGTACtcgtgcgtgagagagagagagagagagagagagagagagagagagagagagagagagaggctgtaggAGAGAGCGTGTATTGATTGTAAGTGTGACTCCGTTCACCTCTGCTTGTACCCTTCcgccttcctgctcttccttctttccttccttccttccttccttccttccttccttccttccttctgtaagtggtatttttctatccttcattcgttcttttcttcttttttccttttccttccttcctttctttctttctttctttctttcttccttccttccttccttccttccttccttccttctttctgtaagtggtatttttctatccttcattcgttttcttcttttttttcctttccttccttccttccttccttcctttttccttccttccttccttccttccttccttccttcttttcttccttccttccttccttccttcttttcttccttccttccttccttctttctttctttaagtgggatttttctcctttccattccttctcttcattcattcattcattcattccttcattcgtttcttccttccttccttccttccttttctaagtGGTATTTCCCTATCctgcatttattcattcatttcctttctgttttctttctttcttcatccattcattttttctatcattccttttctgaacggtatttttctgtctttccttcctttctaagcAGATTTCAGACACCAGCATATCCTTAAGTTTGgtattttctatccttcttccttcattcatttcctttccctttcctttcatttcctttcctttccttcatttctcccgtccttccttccttccttcctttcatgcaCCAATGGATCCTTCGGTCTTCAGCTCGTTTGATTTTATCCTACGCTACACTacactgtccttccttccttccttccttccttccttccttccttctttcacaagTGGAATTCAAGCACATCATATCTttaagttactttttttctttttcttttcttaaactCTTCTTATTTTTGGGTTCcctgttttttgctgtttttcttcttttttctatggtACACTGACCGTGGTATTTGAGGGTCAAGAAgggtgaaaaaatgtaaatgctatgtaaatgaaaaaaaaatgttaccttgcatcgtgttttttttttttttttttttctctgtcgtcCTGTCTCGTCATTCATTTTAGATATCgtgtttcttatccttttttgttgttgttgtttttgttgttgttgttcatgttttccttcattttttttttcgttctctttaaAATATCTTGTAATTATTTGcttgtcttattatttttttaggatTCTCATTAGTAATTCATTTTTGTGTATAATTTCTATTAATCTGtccaaccccaccaccaccaccactctctctctctctctctctctctctctctctctctctctctctctctctctctctctctctctctctctctctctctctctctctctctctctctctctctctctctggcgacaGTTCCGGGTTACAGACAGAATGGTCAATTGGCAATCTTGAGTATTGTCAGGtggtgtatctgtctgtctgtccgtctgtcactcacatgatcaccaccaccaccatcaccaccaccactaccactactacctatctctgtgtgtgtgtctgtgtgttcgtgtgtttgtgtcctTCCCTTCCGTCCTACCAGCTTTAGTCATGATCCAAGCACGTCATGCCCCCCggccccctcttccctctctgcgcggcgccccctcctcctcttcctccccttctgcgCCCCCCATCATGAGTCTGGCACCGCCCACACTCGTGACGTCATGCCTTACCACGCCTCCCTCTCTCGCCTCTTGCTGTGCCCCGCTACGTCACTGCGTCTGGCCAACCCCAACacgccctctcctctcctttactcgGCGTTCCTTAGTCGTTTGGAGATTCTAGTTCCTTCTGAGACGCTTTTAACGTAgtaagcgtctctctctctctctctctctctctctctctctctcgtttaagcAATAATGACGGCTCTTAAGTCGTGTCCTGCCTCTGCGTGTCTTGTCTTTTAATTCGCCAAAAAAATTGCAAAGCCTCGACTTGATTAATTGCCGAGTGTTGGTGGCGAGGCGATcagtattctctctcctcttgttacTCTCCTATGtttatccttgttttcttttactcttattttttgggggtgtctgttttcttttcttctcaatttgcgtttttctttttgtgtatatatgtttcaggtctttcgtctttttttctgtttcgttcATGATAGTATtgtcttctattttgtttttgcatgtatttttgttttatttttcgtttattccctcctcgtctctctctttccccaagttgcgtctctctctctctctctctctctctctctctctctctctctctctctctctctctctctctctctgcttgtatctttcgcttcttcctttgcttcacCTACCTCCACTTCCGctccttcttatctcctctcatgctcctcgtgctcctcctccGCGGTATGAGTGTGTGTCCGCGGGTACTGGATACGAGAGGCTCACCGCCCCCCTTTTCAACGCCCCCGCCCCTGCCCCCCTTTCCAGCGTTCCCATTTTCCCCTCCCCAGATCCGTTTTCCGTGGTGGCGTtaggtgggtggttgggtggcGGGAAATTCCCCCATTCATACCCCTCCCCCtgcatccctcttcctctctcacccctcccacacttccccttcctcctccacctcccgcgTGCTGGTCGATACGCCCTGTCTCGACTGCCACGCTCTGCCTTtgtctaccctaacctaaccccaggGCCGCTACACAGCTACCCGACGTTAT from Portunus trituberculatus isolate SZX2019 chromosome 9, ASM1759143v1, whole genome shotgun sequence encodes:
- the LOC123501154 gene encoding tryptophan--tRNA ligase, mitochondrial-like isoform X1, whose translation is MREMFLLHGGSTQVLPVATSLLRHTAAAPPPCRAFSSMKPQPRVSLNHQEVGKYWTSKQASHIWRWSRGFHTNHTAHCQHTSPAHSTTRRTIFSGIQPTGELHLGNYLGAVRQWVQLQEGGDDVLFCVVDLHSITLPQDPTTLYSQTLGMTASLLACGIDPSRAVVFQQSRVPEHTQLAWVLGCLTTMARLGHLPQYKEKSAMQKEIPLGLYVYPVLQAADILLYHATHVPVGEDQLQHIQLAADLARIFNNKFGKTFRAPRSLVLGQDAARLRSLRQPTKKMSKSEPDPRSRVALSDPPDVVREKFKKAVTDFTSEVYYDAQERPGVSNLMVIDRAVTGRNFEEIQAASQGLTTAQYKLVLADAVVEHLAPIRQHYNHLLQEPGHLDQILERGAQQARERAANTWSVVRHKVGLLGKL